Proteins encoded within one genomic window of Dioscorea cayenensis subsp. rotundata cultivar TDr96_F1 unplaced genomic scaffold, TDr96_F1_v2_PseudoChromosome.rev07_lg8_w22 25.fasta BLBR01001499.1, whole genome shotgun sequence:
- the LOC120256551 gene encoding protein EXORDIUM-like 3, producing the protein MAGASAGVCPALPVTSPSLLLLLILCYLSMVTPAKAWRPWPHLGSNSSSSLGESKKYEGSSEFVQLRYHMGPVLTANITVHPIWYGQWTPAQKRIIRAFLRSISPVGDTTVRWPSVEGWWRTVAMYTDQTGDNVSRTVRLGAEKNDRHYSHGRSLTRLSIQHVIRSAVTAKTRPLPVNPRGGLYLLLTSAEVAVEFFCGQVCGFHYFTFPSIVGYTLPYAWVGNAERQCPGVCSWPFAVPEGYGGPRAGAPPNGEVGVDAMVSVIAHEVAELASNPLVNAWYAGADPCFPTEIADLCEGIYGTGGGGSYTGQLTVDERDGAAYNLNGVGGRRFLVQWVWHPELNYCYGP; encoded by the exons ATGGCCGGAGCTAGTGCCGGCGTCTGCCCGGCGTTGCCAGTGACCTCACCGTCGCTTCTCCTACTTCTAATCCTCTGTTATCTATCTATGGTCACTCCGGCCAAAGCTTGGCGGCCATGGCCGCACCTCGGCTCAAACTCTAGCTCGAGTTTGGGCGAATCGAAGAAGTACGAGGGGTCATCGGAGTTCGTGCAGCTGAGGTACCACATGGGGCCAGTGCTGACGGCGAACATCACCGTCCACCCAATCTGGTACGGCCAGTGGACTCCGGCGCAGAAGCGGATCATCAGGGCCTTTCTAAGATCCATCTCGCCCGTCGGCGACACGACGGTGCGTTGGCCATCAGTGGAGGGATGGTGGCGCACTGTGGCAATGTACACGGACCAGACCGGAGACAATGTGAGCCGCACTGTCCGGCTCGGCGCCGAGAAGAACGATCGCCATTACTCCCATGGCCGATCTCTTACCCGCCTCTCCATTCAACACGTCATTCGGTCCGCCGTCACGGCGAAAACTCGGCCGTTGCCGGTGAACCCTAGGGGAGGGCTTTATCTCCTCCTCACTTCCGCCGAAGTCGCCGTCGAGTTTTTTTGTGGCCAG GTTTGCGGATTCCACTACTTCACATTCCCATCGATCGTGGGATACACGCTACCCTACGCGTGGGTTGGGAACGCAGAGCGGCAATGCCCCGGCGTGTGCTCCTGGCCATTCGCAGTGCCGGAAGGCTACGGCGGACCACGTGCCGGAGCGCCACCGAACGGGGAGGTGGGAGTGGATGCGATGGTGAGCGTTATCGCGCACGAGGTGGCGGAGTTGGCATCGAATCCACTCGTCAACGCTTGGTACGCCGGGGCGGACCCTTGTTTTCCTACGGAGATTGCGGATCTCTGTGAGGGCATCTACGGCACCGGCGGCGGCGGCTCGTACACCGGGCAACTCACCGTCGATGAGCGCGACGGCGCGGCGTATAATTTGAATGGAGTTGGAGGAAGGAGGTTCTTGGTGCAGTGGGTTTGGCACCCGGAGCTTAATTATTGTTATGGGCCCTAA